One window of Dehalococcoidia bacterium genomic DNA carries:
- a CDS encoding serine protease has product MRRGFSRALPAFACIALTLALSACAAVAAPTPTPVATPMPSPAPTPTFSQAVPCAGQDPTLKILPSIVEVRGVTPQGQVQGSGFVVDPQRGYVMTATHVVANVLPGRLTVTFRDQRTYPARPVASTRASDMTLLQTERTDFPALSFAPGLSATVPNLARRGAVHQEMKELVAVGLVDSAYRTAIGRTLSAIVDNAGWVVLEADGPARPGMSGGPVVNRCGELVGVLSLGRSTGDRMVALWVDSEIVDAFVRIAAGQPTPTPRAGR; this is encoded by the coding sequence ATGAGACGAGGGTTCTCCCGCGCGCTTCCAGCATTCGCGTGCATAGCGCTGACTCTCGCGCTGTCCGCTTGCGCTGCCGTCGCCGCGCCGACGCCCACGCCCGTCGCGACGCCCATGCCGTCGCCCGCGCCCACGCCCACCTTCTCGCAGGCCGTCCCCTGCGCGGGCCAGGACCCCACGCTGAAGATCCTCCCGTCCATCGTGGAGGTCCGCGGCGTGACGCCCCAGGGGCAGGTGCAGGGCAGCGGGTTCGTCGTTGATCCCCAGCGCGGCTACGTCATGACGGCGACGCACGTGGTGGCGAACGTCCTTCCGGGAAGGCTGACGGTGACATTCCGCGACCAGCGGACGTATCCGGCCCGCCCTGTGGCGTCCACGCGCGCCTCCGACATGACGCTTTTGCAGACGGAGCGCACGGACTTCCCCGCGCTCTCGTTCGCGCCCGGGCTGAGCGCCACGGTGCCGAACCTGGCGCGCCGCGGGGCTGTCCATCAGGAGATGAAAGAGCTTGTCGCGGTCGGTCTCGTGGACTCCGCGTACAGGACGGCCATCGGGCGGACGCTGAGCGCGATTGTGGACAACGCGGGGTGGGTCGTGCTGGAGGCGGACGGCCCCGCGCGGCCGGGCATGAGCGGCGGGCCGGTGGTGAACCGCTGCGGCGAGCTGGTGGGCGTGCTCTCGCTGGGGCGCTCCACGGGCGACCGTATGGTGGCGCTGTGGGTTGACAGCGAGATTGTGGACGCGTTTGTCAGGATTGCCGCGGGCCAGCCCACGCCGACGCCGCGGGCGGGGCGATAG
- a CDS encoding HNH endonuclease, which yields MTSVDSPLALNPQGPTVLLGYERNLRMFAGFDLHRHRSFTVGSPSVQIDVRTVRQALQDGFAYDRKGNDELAIGIRPDHLLFYCQHSAQLHAAGSDAAALTLLHRASRLEDIPAGDLAVLPRERERIVGEVSRLARAANFRTQVLHAYGQRCAVTRAQLRLIEAAHILPVAAGPESVDVIGNGIALSPTYHAAFDRGLIYLDENLEMRLNAEQARNLRAIDQDGGLAVFEASLGRIHLPPDRHQWPTVHFIRQANGYRNIG from the coding sequence ATGACGTCTGTTGATTCCCCATTAGCGCTCAATCCTCAAGGTCCCACGGTGCTGTTGGGGTATGAGCGCAATCTGCGGATGTTTGCTGGCTTTGATCTCCATAGGCACCGTTCTTTCACAGTTGGGTCGCCATCCGTCCAGATTGATGTCCGAACTGTTCGGCAGGCATTACAGGATGGGTTTGCCTACGATCGCAAAGGGAACGACGAACTGGCCATAGGTATCCGCCCCGACCATCTGCTCTTTTATTGTCAGCATTCTGCCCAACTGCATGCGGCGGGATCTGATGCCGCAGCTTTGACATTGCTCCACAGAGCCTCGCGCCTAGAGGATATTCCTGCGGGAGACTTGGCCGTTTTGCCACGGGAGCGTGAGCGAATCGTTGGTGAAGTGTCCCGCTTGGCTAGAGCCGCGAATTTCCGTACTCAGGTTCTTCATGCGTATGGGCAACGTTGCGCTGTTACAAGAGCGCAACTACGTCTTATTGAGGCAGCCCACATTCTACCCGTAGCGGCTGGCCCTGAGAGTGTGGACGTAATCGGTAATGGGATCGCATTGTCTCCCACCTATCATGCCGCATTCGATCGCGGTCTGATTTACCTTGATGAAAATCTGGAAATGCGACTAAATGCAGAGCAAGCAAGAAATCTACGGGCAATTGATCAAGATGGTGGCCTTGCCGTATTTGAAGCCTCTTTGGGCAGAATCCACTTGCCTCCTGATAGACACCAATGGCCCACGGTTCATTTCATTAGGCAGGCTAACGGCTACAGGAACATCGGCTAG
- a CDS encoding site-specific DNA-methyltransferase — translation MRDYVGDQTVDLIMTSPPFGLVRKKDYGNADADEYVNWFRPFAAEFRRILKPEGSIVIDIGSAWNRGLPTKSLYQYELLVTLCKEFQFHLAQDFFWWNPSRLPTPAEWVNVRRIRVKDAVNTIWWLSRTPWPKASNRRVLQPYSDSMEQLLVNGYRAKRRPSGHDISTKFSRNNGASIPPNLLAVANTESNSRYLRYCQEHGIAPHPARFPATIPEFFIRMLTDPADFVFDPFAGSCVTGEVAERLKRKWLCGEIEERYVRGAVGRFPDVPQLTMLGVEVIPITQSDVFYKIPRPGKLWDADGGTPLPKDGGRSRPVKGLRDTNSGLRDSTEG, via the coding sequence ATGCGCGATTATGTGGGGGACCAGACCGTTGACCTCATAATGACGAGTCCCCCTTTTGGGCTCGTCCGGAAAAAAGACTATGGTAATGCAGACGCTGATGAGTACGTTAATTGGTTTCGGCCTTTCGCTGCCGAGTTTAGGAGGATACTAAAGCCAGAGGGATCAATTGTCATAGATATCGGAAGCGCCTGGAACCGCGGCCTCCCTACAAAAAGCCTGTACCAGTACGAGCTACTTGTCACTCTCTGCAAGGAGTTTCAGTTTCATCTCGCCCAGGATTTCTTCTGGTGGAATCCCTCGCGCCTTCCAACTCCCGCGGAATGGGTCAATGTGCGTAGGATACGTGTCAAGGATGCTGTAAATACGATTTGGTGGCTGTCGCGTACTCCGTGGCCAAAAGCGAGTAATCGACGAGTATTACAGCCATATAGTGACAGCATGGAACAACTGCTGGTCAACGGATATCGTGCAAAACGGCGACCCAGCGGCCACGACATCAGCACGAAGTTTTCACGCAACAACGGCGCATCGATTCCGCCAAACCTCTTGGCGGTGGCTAACACAGAAAGTAACTCACGTTATTTACGGTACTGTCAAGAACACGGGATCGCTCCGCATCCTGCTAGATTCCCTGCCACCATACCGGAGTTCTTTATTAGAATGCTCACGGACCCCGCAGACTTCGTGTTTGACCCGTTCGCTGGGAGTTGTGTCACTGGGGAAGTTGCAGAAAGATTGAAACGTAAATGGCTCTGTGGGGAAATAGAAGAGCGATACGTCCGAGGCGCCGTTGGGCGGTTCCCCGATGTTCCACAATTGACCATGTTGGGAGTTGAGGTGATCCCCATCACTCAATCGGATGTCTTCTACAAGATCCCTCGTCCTGGAAAGCTCTGGGATGCTGACGGCGGGACTCCTCTGCCGAAGGATGGGGGGCGTAGTAGGCCGGTTAAAGGGTTGCGAGACACAAATAGTGGTCTGAGAGATTCGACCGAGGGTTAG
- a CDS encoding (Fe-S)-binding protein, whose protein sequence is MVPPHDFFGLPIGVGVYLVTLLAFALSAYLFYNRVFKLITLGKPDMRWDRPWPRLLRMLKIVFAQRKVLQSVSLKDRAGLGHAAIFFGFLSFTTSYLLFIFLDSLVPDASTAILGEGVARGFIVVVDVVGVAILLALTWGVLRRWVVKPHRLTFDLTRAPDSIIIVALIGALMVFTFLTEGFYIRSGGAGPATAAPVGQFLAGGPFAGVGKAAAATLHAVFWWLHLGVIMGFAVYIPLSKHMHIVASPLNAFFNDLAPRGALRPIRDIEKQEHFGAGTVQDFTWKELLDGYACAVCGRCTDNCPAHLTGKVLSPMHIVENAKHHLMAVGPAVRAARAKGQPDPAPEKPLIGGAIPEEAVWDCVTCGACEQECPVAVEHIDSIIDMRRHLVLEQSKMPETAKQALLSMERRGHPWRGTTFSRTDWMKGLGVKTLAEDPSIEILYWVGCTSALDERSQKIAIANVKLFQAAGVKFGVLGAEETCTGDPARRMGNEYMFQLMAQQNIETFKKYNIKKILASCPHCFNTIRNEYPQFGGSYEVVHHTQFLAKLLKEGKLKPSAGADLSITPHDSCYLTRHNNVVDEPRIVLQAIPGAKVTEMQRCKKGTFCCGAGGGHMWMEEGGSKRINHHRTEQVLETNASVVATACPFCLQMFEEGIRSKDVQEKLQAKDIAELLAERIGNGAPPAATPPQPKT, encoded by the coding sequence ATGGTCCCTCCGCATGACTTCTTCGGACTGCCCATAGGGGTTGGCGTGTACCTCGTCACGCTGCTGGCGTTCGCCCTCTCCGCCTACCTGTTCTACAATCGCGTCTTCAAGCTCATCACCCTGGGCAAGCCGGACATGCGCTGGGACCGCCCGTGGCCCCGGCTCCTGCGGATGCTCAAGATCGTGTTCGCGCAGCGCAAGGTGCTCCAGAGCGTCTCCCTGAAGGACAGGGCGGGCCTGGGCCACGCCGCCATCTTCTTCGGCTTCCTCTCCTTCACCACGAGCTATCTTCTGTTCATCTTTCTCGACTCCCTCGTCCCGGACGCCTCGACCGCCATCCTCGGCGAGGGCGTCGCCCGCGGCTTCATCGTCGTTGTTGACGTCGTCGGCGTCGCCATCCTGCTCGCCCTGACGTGGGGCGTCCTCCGGCGATGGGTGGTCAAGCCGCACCGCCTCACCTTCGACCTGACGCGCGCGCCGGACTCCATCATCATCGTCGCGCTCATCGGCGCACTCATGGTCTTCACCTTCCTGACCGAGGGCTTCTACATCCGCTCCGGCGGCGCGGGCCCAGCGACGGCTGCGCCCGTCGGCCAGTTCCTGGCGGGAGGGCCGTTCGCGGGCGTCGGCAAGGCTGCCGCCGCGACGCTGCACGCCGTGTTCTGGTGGCTGCACCTGGGCGTCATCATGGGCTTCGCCGTCTACATCCCCCTGTCGAAGCACATGCACATCGTCGCCAGCCCGCTGAACGCGTTCTTCAACGACCTGGCGCCGCGCGGCGCGCTCCGCCCCATCCGCGACATCGAGAAGCAGGAGCACTTCGGCGCGGGCACGGTGCAGGACTTCACCTGGAAGGAGCTGCTGGACGGCTATGCCTGCGCCGTGTGCGGCCGCTGCACCGACAACTGTCCCGCCCACCTGACCGGCAAGGTCCTGTCGCCCATGCACATCGTGGAGAACGCCAAGCACCATCTGATGGCGGTGGGTCCCGCCGTCCGCGCGGCCCGCGCGAAGGGCCAGCCCGACCCGGCGCCGGAGAAGCCGCTCATCGGCGGGGCCATCCCGGAGGAGGCGGTCTGGGACTGCGTGACCTGCGGCGCCTGCGAGCAGGAGTGCCCCGTGGCCGTCGAGCACATTGACAGCATCATTGACATGCGGCGGCACCTTGTGCTGGAGCAGTCGAAGATGCCGGAGACGGCCAAGCAGGCGCTGCTGAGCATGGAGCGGCGCGGCCACCCGTGGCGCGGCACGACGTTCAGCCGCACCGACTGGATGAAGGGGCTGGGCGTGAAGACGCTCGCCGAGGACCCCAGCATCGAAATCCTCTACTGGGTGGGCTGCACCTCGGCGCTGGACGAGCGCAGCCAGAAGATCGCCATCGCCAACGTGAAGCTGTTCCAGGCGGCGGGCGTGAAGTTCGGCGTGCTGGGCGCGGAGGAGACCTGCACCGGCGACCCGGCGCGGCGCATGGGCAACGAGTACATGTTCCAGCTCATGGCGCAGCAGAACATCGAGACGTTCAAGAAGTACAACATCAAGAAGATACTGGCGAGCTGCCCGCACTGCTTCAACACCATCCGCAACGAGTACCCGCAGTTCGGCGGCTCCTACGAGGTGGTGCACCACACGCAGTTCCTCGCCAAGCTGCTCAAGGAGGGCAAGCTGAAGCCGTCCGCGGGGGCGGATCTGTCCATTACGCCCCACGATTCCTGCTACCTCACCCGCCACAACAACGTCGTGGACGAGCCGCGCATCGTGCTGCAGGCCATCCCCGGCGCGAAGGTGACGGAGATGCAGCGCTGCAAGAAGGGCACGTTCTGCTGCGGCGCGGGCGGCGGGCACATGTGGATGGAGGAGGGCGGCAGCAAGCGCATCAACCACCACCGCACGGAGCAGGTGCTGGAGACGAACGCCAGTGTGGTGGCGACGGCCTGCCCATTCTGCCTGCAAATGTTCGAGGAGGGCATTCGCTCCAAGGACGTGCAGGAGAAGCTACAGGCAAAGGACATAGCGGAACTGCTGGCGGAGAGGATCGGGAACGGCGCGCCTCCCGCGGCCACGCCTCCGCAGCCGAAAACGTAG